From the Platichthys flesus chromosome 6, fPlaFle2.1, whole genome shotgun sequence genome, one window contains:
- the LOC133955050 gene encoding protein piccolo-like, producing MATKPKSKEEEHDDDQPQILPILQELNDEQVASDTREYDKNTEPSMQVNEEVKAERRRLSFQAMNESSESDLTPSPSKTVQRRRLKVTHVSSSSEDIKTESPDSSDDDEEFIRKQIMGMVDEEEMSLSDDEKGNYLANEGVDKESELDNTTVTTKPLLREDSIDNEENSARKISLPKTDTSTAQVVPETLPSTTFRKAIPVMKQRQSTDEEVESITESLSKGSSSVQVSSFTPGSSPTSASSLEEDSDSSPSHRKVSGDKRHRKDLKITQCSSGEEEDDSLAEDYGVGISSDITPSDDSDTKEDPSMSPTLFNSTVYANPSDCICHTITCRVLATIACHNWSSTV from the exons ATGGCTACCAAGCCCAAATCTAAAGAAGAGGAGCATGATGACGATCAACCCCAGATTCTACCAATATTACAGGAATTAAATGATGAGCAGGTGGCTAGTGACACAAGGGAATATGATAAAAATACAGAACCATCCATGCAAGTAAATGAAGAAGTTAAAGCTGAAAGAAGGCGTCTAAGTTTCCAAGCAATGAATGAGAGCAGTGAAAGTGACCTCACACCATCACCCTCAAAAACGGTCCAAAGGAGGAGACTAAAGGTGACACATGTTTCATCCAGCAGTGAGGATATCAAAACAGAAAGCCCTGATtcctctgatgatgatgaagagttCATCCGCAAGCAGATAATGGGAATGGTTGATGAAGAGGAAATGTCTCTTTCAGACGATGAGAAAGGAAATTATTTGGCAAATGAGGGAGTGGACAAGGAATCAGAGCTTGATAACACTACAGTGACAACCAAACCACTGCTGAGAGAAGACAGCATAGACAATGAGGAGAACTCGGCAAGGAAAATATCTCTCCCAAAAACTGACACATCAACTGCTCAAGTTGTTCCTGAAACACTGCCCAGCACTACTTTCAGGAAAGCCATTCCTGTCATGAAACAGAGACAAAGCACTGATGAAGAAGTAGAGAGCATCACAGAATCTCTGTCAAAGGGATCATCTAGTGTTCAGGTATCTAGCTTCACTCCTGGATCTTCACCTACATCAGCCTCATCACTTGAAGAGGACAGTGATAGCAGCCCCAGTCACAGGAAAGTCAGTGGGGACAAACGGCATCGAAAAG ACCTCAAGATTACTCAGTGTTCAtctggggaggaagaggatgacaGTCTTGCAGAAGATTATGGTGTCGGCATTTCCTCTGACATTACCCCCAGTGATGACTCTGACACTAAAGAAGATCCATCAATGAGTCCAACTTT ATTCAACTCCACTGTCTACGCCAACCCCTCCGACTGCATTTGTCACACAATCACCTGCAGAGTTCTCGCCACCATCGCCTGCCACAATTGGAGCAGTACCGTCTAG